Proteins from a genomic interval of Chionomys nivalis chromosome 7, mChiNiv1.1, whole genome shotgun sequence:
- the Rpain gene encoding RPA-interacting protein, whose amino-acid sequence MAESSGSPHRLLYKQVGSPPWKEAFRQGCLERMRNSRHRLLNKYRQAAGGNPGRASDKFLVQEVMEEEWHSLQLVENCPEALVQLGLPEDLAVLQDIEQELCDEEKSIISEYEKSLQFDESCLNAMLAEWEANPLICPVCIKYNLRIMNSVVTCPCGLHIPLHSPELTEQKLRGCLEDHVNEHSAHCPHTPEFSVTGGPEEKPSLLMSCLACDTWAVIF is encoded by the exons ATGGCTGAGTCCTCGGGGTCACCGCACCGCTTGTTGTACAAACAGGTGGGCTCGCCGCCCTGGAAAGAAGCTTTCAGACAG GGATGTCTCGAGAGAATGAGAAACAGCCGGCACAGGCTCCTGAACAAGTACCGCCAGGCTGCAGGTGGCAACCCAGGGAGAGCCTCAGACAAGTTTCTTGTGcaagaagtgatggaggaagagtggcATTCTTTGCAGTTGGTAGAGAATTGTCCGGAGGCCTTGGTTCAG TTGGGATTGCCAGAGGACCTCGCAGTGCTGCAGGACATCGAACAGGAGCTGTGTGATGAAG AAAAGTCCATCATAAGCGAGTATGAGAAGAGTTTACAGTTTGATGAAAGTTGTCTCAACGCCATGTTGGCTGAGTGGGAAGCAAACCCCCTCATCTGTCCTGTGTGTATAAA GTACAACCTGAGAATCATGAACAGTGTGGTCACGTGTCCGTGTGGCCTGCACATCCCACTGCAC TCTCCAGAGCTGACGGAACAGAAGCTGCGGGGCTGTTTGGAGGATCATGTAAATGAGCACAGTGCACACTGTCCCCACACACCTGAATTTTCAGTCACCGGTGGACCAGAGGAAAAGCCCAGCCTTCTGATGAGCTGCCTG GCATGTGACACTTGGGCTGTGATCTTCTAG
- the C1qbp gene encoding complement component 1 Q subcomponent-binding protein, mitochondrial: MLPLLRCVPRALGAAASGLRAAVPALPLRQLLQPAPRPCLRPFGLLSVRAGSARRSGLLKTPAPCSCGCGALHTEGDKAFVEFLTDEIKEEKKIQKHKSLPKMSGDWELEVNGTEAKLLRKVAGEKITVTFNINNSIPPTFGGEEEPSQGQKAEEQEPELTSTPNFVVEVTKSDGKKTLVLDCHYPEDEIGQEEDTESDIFSIKEVSFQASGDSEWRDTNYTLNTDSLDWALYDHLMDFLEDRGIDNTFADELVELSTALEHQEYITFLEDLKSFVKSQ, from the exons ATGCTTCCCCTGCTGCGCTGCGTGCCCCGCGCCCTGGGCGCCGCTGCCTCGGGCCTCCGCGCCGCCGTCCCGGCCTTGCCGCTCCGACAGCTGCTGCAGCCCGCGCCCCGGCCGTGCCTTCGGCCCTTCGGGCTGCTCAGCGTACGAGCGGGCTCCGCGCGGCGCTCCGGCCTCCTGAAGACCCCGGCGCCCTGCTCGTGCGGCTGTGGAGCTCTGCACACCGAGG GAGACAAAGCCTTTGTTGAATTCTTGACGGATGAAattaaggaagagaagaaaatccaGAAGCATAAATCCCTTCCCAAGATGTCTGGAGATTGGGAGCTGGAAGTGAACGGGACAGAGGCTAAATTGTTGCGCAAAGTTGCTGGAGAAAA GATCACTGTCACCTTCAACATCAACAACAGCATCCCTCCAACGTTTGGCGGTGAGGAGGAGCCCTCACAAGGGCAGAAGGCTGAAGAACAGGAG CCGGAACTGACATCAACTCCCAATTTTGTGGTTGAAGTTACCAAGAGTGACGGCAAGAAGACCCTTGTACTGGACTGTCACTATCCTGAGGATGAG ATCGGACAAGAAGAGGATACCGAGAGTGATATTTTCTCTATCAAGGAAGTTAGCTTTCAGGCCAGCGGTGACTCTGAATGGAGGGATACTAACTACACACTCAACACAGATTCCCTGGACTGG GCCTTGTATGACCACCTGATGGATTTCCTTGAGGACCGAGGGATTGACAACACTTTTGCGGATGAGTTGGTGGAGCTCAGTACAGCCCTAGAGCACCAAGAATATATCACCTTTCTCGAGGACCTCAAAAGTTTTGTCAAGAGCCAGTAG